The genomic DNA GTTAATTTTTTTTAAAAAATCGCCCCTCGCTATCTCGCTTATCGCTCCTCTCCATTTTCACTCCACCACCAACTTAAACCCTTTGCCGTGCACATTTACTATTTGAAGCTGACTGTCTTCTTTCAGATATTTTCTGAGTTTGGTAATAAAAACATCCATGCTCCTGCCATTGAAGAAAGTATCTTCTCCCCAAATAAGCTTAAGAGCCAGCTCACGTTCCAGAATCGCATTTTTATGTAAACAGAGAAGCCGAAGCAGCTCAGCTTCCTTATAGGTAAGCTTTTGTTTCTTGTCGTGAATTTGCAAAACTTGCTTCTCGGTGTCGAATTCATAGTCGCCAATCGAGAACATCTTCTGGTTTTCTTCAACCGTCGAATGCTGGCTTCTTTTTAAAACCGCCTGAATTCGCAGCAGCAAC from candidate division KSB1 bacterium includes the following:
- a CDS encoding response regulator transcription factor, which encodes MLKNSAKILLIEDDPNLGLILQENLQLQGFEVELCVDGEEGRTSFLQNQFDLCLLDVMLPKKDGFTLAGEIRKINQDIPIIFLTAKALKEDRIEGFKIGGDDYITKPFSMEELLLRIQAVLKRSQHSTVEENQKMFSIGDYEFDTEKQVLQIHDKKQKLTYKEAELLRLLCLHKNAILERELALKLIWGEDTFFNGRSMDVFITKLRKYLKEDSQLQIVNVHGKGFKLVVE